Proteins encoded by one window of Halobaculum halobium:
- a CDS encoding DNA-directed DNA polymerase, with protein MSDSQAGLDQFAGREDAEDGDTDGDRPAEEAAYVAGGGQGRVSAVVDREDVVVPDSTGTVEFMVTAVDYTVEGAGAEEYPVVHVFGRTADNEPEHVRVLGIEPYFYVPTADIAERELADEYDVILDTRKEGPDGERFESIRGEPVTKVVARTPRDVGQIRDDFAHTYEADILFPNRFLIDHDVTSGVRVEERRLDARDGEDRGRLQVTPEHLEPADVDADIRVNTFDIEVDDRNGFPEDGEEPIVCLTSHDSYRDEYIAWLYDAPAGDAPAPADLGGYEQIGDADGDIEVRTFGDEDAMLDAFIGYIDETDPDVLTGWNFEDFDAPYFMDRCEELDGRSEHDLSPDRLSRVNETWRSGWGGPDVKGRVVFDLLYAYQRTQFTELESYRLDAVGELELDVGKERYTGDIGDLWEDDPERLLEYNVRDVELCVEIDRKQKIVAFWDDARKFVGCQLEDAPTPGDAVDMYVLHNAFGQFVLPTKGQQEGEDFEGGAVFEPISGVEEMVSVLDLKSLYPMCMVTINASPETIVEDPDAFDGETYRAPNGTRFRKEPDGMMREMVDELLTERERLKGERNEHDPGSDAYEQYDRQQASVKVIMNSLYGVSGWDRFRLYDKDNAAAITAMGRRVIEFTEEAAREIDHDVTYGDTDSIMLALGSEISTEEAIEQSFEIEEHINGRYDDFALEELDAEEHRFQIEFEKLYRRFFQAGKKKRYAGHIVWKEGKDVDDIDITGFEYKRSDIAPVTKRVQKRVIEMIVHGEDTEDITDYLHGEIQSFLDGDADLDEVGIPGGIGKRLESYDTDTAQVRGAKYANLMLGTNFQRGSKPKRLYLEKVHPDFWARMEDEHGLDPQTDPLYGEFKRDPDVICFEYADEVPAEFAVDWDKMLDKTLKGPIARIIEALGMSWDEVKSGQEQTGLGSFM; from the coding sequence ATGAGCGATTCGCAGGCGGGCCTCGATCAGTTCGCCGGCCGCGAGGACGCCGAAGACGGGGACACAGACGGCGACCGCCCCGCCGAGGAGGCGGCGTACGTCGCGGGGGGCGGACAGGGGCGCGTGAGCGCGGTCGTCGACCGCGAAGACGTCGTCGTGCCCGATTCGACCGGCACGGTCGAGTTCATGGTCACCGCCGTCGACTACACCGTCGAGGGGGCCGGCGCCGAGGAGTATCCGGTTGTCCACGTGTTCGGCCGAACAGCCGACAACGAGCCGGAGCACGTCCGCGTGCTCGGGATCGAGCCGTACTTTTACGTCCCGACGGCCGACATCGCGGAGCGCGAACTCGCAGACGAGTACGACGTGATCCTCGACACTCGCAAGGAGGGACCCGACGGCGAGCGCTTCGAGTCGATTCGCGGCGAGCCGGTGACGAAGGTCGTCGCGCGCACGCCGCGGGACGTCGGCCAGATACGCGACGACTTCGCGCACACCTACGAGGCGGACATCCTGTTCCCGAACCGCTTCCTCATCGATCACGACGTCACCTCGGGAGTGCGGGTCGAGGAGCGCCGCCTCGACGCCCGCGACGGGGAGGACCGGGGTCGCCTACAGGTGACACCCGAGCACCTCGAACCGGCAGACGTCGACGCCGACATCCGCGTAAATACGTTCGACATCGAGGTCGACGACCGCAACGGCTTCCCGGAGGACGGGGAGGAGCCGATCGTCTGTCTCACCTCGCACGATTCCTACCGCGACGAGTACATCGCGTGGCTGTACGACGCCCCCGCCGGCGACGCACCCGCGCCGGCCGACCTCGGCGGCTACGAGCAGATCGGCGACGCGGACGGCGACATCGAGGTGCGGACGTTCGGCGACGAGGATGCGATGCTCGACGCGTTCATCGGGTACATCGACGAAACCGACCCGGACGTTCTCACGGGCTGGAACTTCGAAGATTTCGACGCGCCGTACTTCATGGACCGCTGTGAGGAACTCGACGGCCGGAGCGAGCACGACCTCTCGCCAGACCGGCTCTCACGAGTGAACGAGACGTGGCGCTCCGGCTGGGGCGGGCCGGACGTGAAAGGCCGGGTCGTCTTCGACCTGTTGTACGCCTACCAGCGCACGCAGTTCACCGAGCTGGAATCGTACCGGCTCGACGCCGTCGGCGAACTCGAACTCGACGTGGGGAAAGAGCGCTACACCGGCGATATCGGCGATCTCTGGGAGGACGACCCCGAGCGACTGCTGGAGTACAACGTTCGCGACGTGGAGCTGTGCGTCGAGATCGACCGCAAGCAGAAGATCGTGGCGTTCTGGGACGACGCGCGCAAGTTCGTCGGCTGCCAACTGGAGGACGCCCCGACGCCCGGCGACGCGGTCGACATGTACGTCCTCCACAACGCCTTCGGTCAGTTCGTCCTCCCGACGAAGGGCCAGCAGGAGGGCGAGGACTTCGAGGGCGGCGCCGTCTTCGAGCCGATCTCTGGCGTCGAGGAGATGGTGTCGGTGCTGGACCTGAAGTCGCTGTACCCGATGTGCATGGTGACGATCAACGCCAGCCCCGAGACGATCGTCGAGGACCCCGACGCCTTCGACGGGGAGACGTACCGCGCGCCCAACGGCACCCGGTTCCGCAAGGAGCCCGACGGGATGATGCGCGAGATGGTCGACGAGCTGCTCACCGAGCGAGAACGGCTGAAGGGCGAGCGAAACGAACACGACCCGGGCTCGGACGCCTACGAGCAGTACGACCGACAGCAGGCGAGTGTGAAGGTGATCATGAACTCTCTATACGGGGTCTCGGGCTGGGATCGGTTCCGCCTGTACGACAAGGACAACGCCGCCGCGATCACGGCGATGGGTCGGCGGGTCATCGAGTTCACCGAGGAGGCGGCCCGCGAGATAGATCACGACGTGACATACGGAGACACAGACAGCATTATGCTCGCCCTCGGAAGCGAGATCTCGACGGAGGAGGCGATCGAGCAGTCCTTCGAAATCGAGGAGCACATCAACGGACGGTACGACGACTTCGCGCTGGAGGAACTCGACGCCGAGGAGCATCGCTTCCAGATCGAGTTCGAGAAGCTGTACCGGCGGTTCTTCCAGGCGGGCAAGAAGAAGCGCTACGCCGGCCACATCGTCTGGAAGGAGGGCAAAGACGTCGACGACATCGACATCACCGGCTTCGAGTACAAGCGCTCTGACATCGCGCCCGTCACGAAACGGGTACAGAAGCGCGTCATCGAGATGATCGTCCACGGGGAGGACACCGAGGACATCACCGACTACCTGCACGGGGAGATCCAGAGTTTCCTCGACGGCGACGCCGACCTCGACGAGGTGGGGATACCCGGCGGCATCGGGAAGCGACTGGAGAGCTACGATACCGACACCGCCCAGGTCCGCGGCGCCAAGTACGCGAACCTCATGCTGGGTACCAACTTCCAGCGCGGATCGAAGCCGAAGCGGCTCTACCTGGAGAAGGTCCACCCCGATTTCTGGGCACGGATGGAAGACGAACACGGACTCGATCCACAGACGGATCCGCTGTACGGGGAGTTCAAGCGCGATCCCGACGTGATCTGTTTCGAGTACGCCGACGAGGTGCCCGCGGAGTTTGCGGTGGACTGGGACAAGATGCTCGATAAAACGCTGAAGGGGCCGATCGCTCGGATCATCGAGGCGCTCGGCATGTCTTGGGACGAGGTCAAAAGCGGGCAAGAGCAGACCGGGCTCGGCAGCTTCATGTGA
- a CDS encoding ABC transporter ATP-binding protein → MATLELQNLQAEVAETGEEILRGVDLEVKNGEIHALMGPNGSGKSTTAKVIAGHPAYEVTDGSVTLTLSEADVADIDADVDEEDLTWNLLDLEPNERAALGIFLAFQYPAEIEGVTMVNFLRQALNAKLDEREELFEDEDEEAEAESEKDEGYETSPMEGPADDGDVGVAEFQQLLKEKMELLDMDKKFAERYLNAGFSGGEKKQNEVLQAAILEPSIAVLDEIDSGLDIDRLQDVSKGINALRDEQDTGILQITHYQRILDYVEPDYVHIMLDGKVVKSGGAELAEKLEDEGYDWVREEAYETA, encoded by the coding sequence ATGGCGACACTCGAACTCCAGAACCTCCAGGCGGAGGTCGCAGAGACGGGCGAAGAGATCCTCCGGGGCGTCGACCTCGAAGTGAAAAACGGCGAGATCCACGCGCTGATGGGACCGAACGGATCGGGCAAATCGACGACCGCGAAGGTCATCGCGGGCCACCCGGCGTACGAGGTCACCGACGGCTCGGTGACGCTCACGCTCTCGGAGGCAGACGTCGCCGACATCGACGCCGACGTCGACGAGGAGGACCTCACGTGGAACCTGCTCGACCTGGAGCCGAACGAGCGCGCCGCGCTCGGCATCTTCCTCGCGTTCCAGTATCCCGCTGAGATCGAGGGCGTGACGATGGTGAACTTCCTCCGGCAGGCACTCAACGCCAAGCTCGACGAGCGCGAGGAGCTGTTCGAGGACGAAGACGAGGAAGCCGAAGCCGAATCCGAGAAGGACGAGGGCTACGAGACCTCGCCGATGGAGGGGCCGGCCGACGACGGCGACGTCGGCGTCGCCGAGTTCCAGCAGCTCCTGAAAGAGAAGATGGAGCTGCTCGACATGGACAAGAAGTTCGCCGAGCGCTACCTCAACGCCGGCTTCTCCGGCGGTGAGAAGAAGCAAAACGAGGTGCTCCAGGCGGCCATTCTCGAGCCGAGCATCGCGGTGCTCGACGAAATCGACTCCGGGCTGGACATCGACCGCCTGCAGGACGTCTCGAAGGGAATCAACGCCCTCCGCGACGAGCAGGACACCGGCATCCTCCAGATCACTCACTACCAGCGTATCCTCGACTACGTCGAGCCGGACTACGTCCACATCATGCTGGACGGCAAGGTCGTCAAGTCGGGCGGCGCGGAACTCGCCGAGAAACTCGAGGACGAGGGGTACGACTGGGTCCGCGAGGAAGCCTACGAGACGGCGTAA
- the sufB gene encoding Fe-S cluster assembly protein SufB: protein MSSEQDHLKETDTEDRFDFKKEEKSAFQTEKGLNEETIRAISEDKDEPEWMYERRLRALKQFQEMPMPTDWPGQPDLSEVDIDEIVPYIRPDVDVRAGVDDWTELPDEIKDTFDKLGIPEAEKNALSGVGAQYESEVVYQNMQERWEEKGVIFCNMDEAVREHEDIVREHFMTTCVPPSDNKFAALHGAVWSGGSFVYVPEDVTVEMPVQAYFRMNSEGMGQFEHTLIVAEEGSEVHYIEGCSAPKYSAFNLHSGGVEVFVGEDAHVQYSTVQNWSKNTYNLNTKRALVEKNGRMEWISGSMGSKATMLYPSSILKGRGASDNHITIAFAGEGQNIDTGAKVYHNAPNTKSTIESKSISKDGGRTNYRGLVHIADGAENSSTAVECDALMFDNESTSDTMPYMEINESKVDVAHEATVGKIGDEDVFYLQSRGLDDDDAKQMIVSGFIEPITEELPIEYAVELNRLVELEMEGSLG from the coding sequence ATGAGTTCAGAACAGGACCATCTCAAGGAGACCGACACCGAGGACCGCTTCGACTTCAAGAAAGAGGAGAAGTCGGCGTTCCAGACCGAGAAAGGGCTAAACGAGGAGACGATCCGTGCGATCTCCGAGGACAAAGACGAGCCGGAGTGGATGTACGAGCGCCGCCTGCGCGCGCTCAAGCAGTTCCAGGAGATGCCGATGCCGACCGACTGGCCGGGTCAGCCCGACCTCTCGGAGGTCGACATCGACGAGATCGTCCCGTACATCCGCCCCGACGTGGACGTCCGCGCGGGCGTCGACGACTGGACGGAACTGCCCGACGAGATCAAAGACACCTTCGATAAGCTGGGCATCCCCGAGGCCGAGAAGAACGCCCTCTCGGGCGTCGGCGCACAGTACGAGTCGGAGGTCGTCTACCAGAACATGCAGGAGCGCTGGGAGGAGAAGGGCGTGATCTTCTGCAACATGGACGAGGCCGTCCGCGAGCACGAAGACATCGTCCGGGAGCACTTCATGACGACGTGCGTCCCCCCGAGCGACAACAAGTTCGCGGCGCTTCACGGCGCCGTCTGGTCGGGCGGTTCGTTCGTGTACGTCCCCGAGGACGTCACCGTCGAGATGCCCGTGCAGGCGTACTTCCGGATGAACTCCGAGGGGATGGGCCAGTTCGAACACACGCTCATCGTCGCCGAGGAGGGCTCGGAGGTCCACTACATCGAGGGTTGCTCGGCGCCGAAGTACTCGGCGTTCAACCTCCACTCCGGGGGCGTCGAGGTGTTCGTCGGCGAGGACGCCCACGTGCAGTACTCGACCGTCCAGAACTGGTCGAAGAACACGTACAACCTCAACACCAAGCGCGCGCTCGTCGAGAAGAACGGCCGGATGGAATGGATCTCCGGCTCGATGGGCTCGAAGGCGACGATGCTGTACCCCTCCTCGATCCTGAAGGGTCGCGGCGCCTCCGACAACCACATCACCATCGCCTTCGCGGGCGAGGGCCAGAACATCGACACCGGCGCGAAGGTGTACCACAACGCGCCCAACACCAAGTCGACCATCGAGTCGAAGTCGATCAGCAAGGACGGCGGTCGCACGAACTACCGCGGCCTCGTCCACATCGCCGACGGCGCCGAGAACTCCTCGACGGCCGTCGAGTGCGACGCGCTGATGTTCGACAACGAGTCGACCTCCGACACCATGCCGTACATGGAGATCAACGAGTCGAAGGTCGACGTCGCCCACGAGGCGACCGTCGGGAAGATCGGCGACGAGGACGTGTTCTACCTGCAGTCGCGCGGCCTCGACGACGACGACGCAAAGCAGATGATCGTCTCGGGCTTCATCGAGCCGATCACGGAGGAACTGCCGATCGAGTACGCCGTCGAGCTCAACCGGCTCGTCGAACTGGAGATGGAGGGCTCGCTCGGGTAA
- the sufD gene encoding Fe-S cluster assembly protein SufD gives MSTQLPASISEETVTEISAERDEPDWLRQTRLDALSALEELEMPSVIETPGRRWTNLEGLDYESIVDPLDQRDETERVSAEGAEVLDFETALDEHGDLVEEHFGSVTDPETNYLTALSTALFTTGTVIYVPEGVDAEDVKIRAEMNSTSLFSHTLVVTEDNASATILERISNGDTAVDGDRYFSNIVEVASGENSYVQYGTLQNLDEDVYNFTLKRGDADTYSTISWIEGNIGSRLTRSDIETELNGDSSETKIVGAFFGHDHQHLDINARVWHNGEHTTADLVTRGVLDDEARSVYEGVQDVGRDAWDTSSYQRENTLMLSDESEADASPKLIIHNHDTEASHSATVGQVDAEDLFYMTSRSIPENTARNMLVEGFFVPVLEEVEVDELREDIDDLIVARLD, from the coding sequence ATGAGCACACAGCTACCCGCAAGCATCTCCGAGGAGACCGTCACCGAGATCTCCGCGGAGCGCGACGAACCGGACTGGCTCCGACAGACGCGCTTGGACGCGCTGTCGGCGCTGGAGGAGTTGGAGATGCCGAGCGTCATCGAGACGCCCGGCCGCCGCTGGACGAACCTCGAAGGCCTCGACTACGAGTCGATCGTCGATCCGCTCGATCAGCGCGACGAGACCGAGCGCGTCTCGGCCGAGGGCGCCGAAGTCCTCGACTTCGAGACCGCCCTCGACGAGCACGGCGACCTGGTCGAAGAGCACTTCGGCTCTGTCACCGACCCCGAGACCAACTACCTCACGGCGCTGTCGACGGCGCTGTTCACCACGGGAACGGTCATTTACGTCCCCGAGGGCGTCGACGCCGAGGACGTGAAGATCCGCGCGGAGATGAACAGCACGTCGCTGTTCAGCCACACGCTCGTCGTCACCGAGGACAACGCCTCGGCGACGATCCTCGAGCGCATCTCCAACGGCGACACCGCGGTCGACGGCGACCGCTACTTCAGCAACATCGTCGAGGTCGCCTCGGGCGAGAACTCGTACGTCCAGTACGGGACGCTGCAGAACCTCGACGAGGACGTGTACAACTTCACGCTGAAGCGAGGCGACGCCGACACCTACTCCACGATCAGCTGGATCGAGGGGAACATCGGCTCCCGACTCACCCGGTCGGACATCGAGACGGAGCTGAACGGCGACTCCTCGGAGACGAAGATCGTCGGCGCATTCTTCGGCCACGACCACCAGCACCTCGATATCAACGCCCGCGTCTGGCACAACGGCGAGCACACGACCGCCGACCTGGTCACCCGCGGCGTCCTCGACGACGAGGCGCGCTCGGTGTACGAGGGCGTGCAGGACGTCGGCCGCGACGCGTGGGACACCAGTTCCTACCAGCGCGAGAACACGCTGATGTTGAGCGACGAGTCCGAGGCCGACGCCTCGCCGAAGCTCATCATCCACAACCACGACACCGAGGCCTCGCACTCGGCGACCGTCGGGCAGGTGGACGCGGAGGACCTGTTCTACATGACATCCCGGTCCATCCCGGAGAACACCGCTCGCAACATGCTCGTCGAGGGCTTCTTCGTGCCGGTCCTCGAGGAGGTCGAGGTCGACGAACTGCGCGAGGACATCGACGACCTGATCGTCGCGCGCCTCGACTGA
- a CDS encoding saccharopine dehydrogenase family protein: MPDHDRDYDIVLWGATGFTGRLVADYLADRYGASDLDWALAGRSEDRLAEVRAEVAAERDGDGVASLDLLVGDAFDRESLDAIAERTAVVCTTVGPYATYGSELVAACVEHGTHYCDLSGEVHWMRTTIDEHHERARETGARIVHGCGFDSVPSDIGTLLLQTHAEEELGAYCDEVHSLVSIRGGAFSGGTIASMVEMYREAAEDRDVRRILADPRALDPPESRGAPAERPQRGVSYDRDRDTWTAPFVMAQINEPVVRRSNALLGYPWGHTFRYGETLGTGDGVGGLARAGALAGGQGLLAGALSVGPLRDALDRYVLPDPGEGPDDETIEESSFQVRLRGTGASDDHPGGFAVEAAVRGEYDPGYGSTCRMLGESAVCLARGEVDAPNDGGVLTPASGIGLPLIDRLEGTGVSFDVETVEGRD; this comes from the coding sequence ATGCCAGACCACGACCGCGACTACGACATCGTTCTCTGGGGTGCGACCGGGTTCACCGGCCGCCTCGTCGCCGACTACCTCGCCGACCGCTACGGCGCGAGCGACCTCGACTGGGCGCTGGCGGGTCGCAGCGAAGATCGACTCGCCGAGGTCCGCGCCGAGGTGGCCGCCGAGCGCGACGGGGACGGGGTCGCGTCGCTCGACCTCCTCGTCGGTGACGCGTTCGACCGCGAGAGCCTCGACGCCATCGCCGAGCGCACGGCGGTCGTCTGCACCACGGTCGGGCCGTACGCGACGTACGGCTCGGAGTTGGTCGCTGCTTGCGTCGAACACGGCACCCACTACTGCGACCTCTCTGGCGAGGTCCACTGGATGCGAACCACGATCGACGAGCATCACGAGCGAGCGCGCGAGACCGGCGCGCGGATCGTCCACGGCTGCGGCTTCGACTCGGTGCCGAGCGACATCGGCACCCTGTTGCTCCAGACGCACGCCGAGGAGGAACTGGGAGCGTACTGCGACGAGGTCCACAGCCTCGTCTCGATCCGCGGCGGCGCCTTCAGCGGCGGCACGATCGCGAGCATGGTCGAGATGTACCGCGAGGCCGCCGAGGACCGCGACGTCCGCCGGATCCTCGCGGATCCCCGCGCACTGGACCCGCCGGAGAGTCGCGGCGCGCCAGCCGAGCGACCCCAGCGCGGAGTCAGCTACGATCGCGACCGCGACACGTGGACCGCGCCGTTCGTCATGGCGCAGATCAACGAGCCAGTCGTCCGCCGCTCGAACGCCCTCCTCGGCTACCCGTGGGGGCACACGTTCCGCTACGGCGAGACGCTCGGGACGGGCGACGGCGTCGGCGGCCTCGCGCGAGCGGGTGCACTCGCTGGTGGCCAGGGTCTGCTCGCGGGCGCGCTGTCGGTCGGCCCGCTGCGCGATGCGCTCGACCGCTACGTCCTCCCCGATCCCGGGGAGGGCCCAGACGACGAGACGATCGAGGAGAGCTCCTTCCAGGTGCGCCTCCGCGGGACGGGTGCCTCAGACGACCACCCCGGCGGCTTCGCCGTCGAGGCGGCGGTCCGCGGCGAGTACGACCCCGGCTACGGATCGACGTGCCGGATGCTCGGGGAGTCGGCGGTCTGTCTCGCCCGCGGCGAGGTCGACGCTCCCAACGACGGCGGCGTGTTGACGCCGGCCTCCGGGATCGGGCTGCCGCTGATCGACCGACTGGAAGGGACCGGCGTGTCGTTCGACGTGGAGACGGTCGAGGGTCGCGACTGA
- a CDS encoding MFS transporter — MAASSDAPPARPSPRSDRRDRAALALVVYAVLLAQTLVYPGVDLLTAEFGGGGVAGPTLFLAVEFAAFALFAGPWGTLSDRLGERRRLVALAAGGGAAGYLALAAVAGGGRPFLLALLLRALQGAMTVGALSLAISALADRSGGNGRNMGVAGIAIGLGTATGAPLGGQLFEVGATVPLYAAAGLLGVAAVGSLVIPDHPPEPASTTTDAGGDAQRTGGHSGLAALLAGVRDRRELAVPYAFAFADRLVAGFFALVGTLYFRQAFGLGPGATGLLLAAFFAPFALLQYPFGLLSDRIGRVVPIAAGSAVFGLVVIAVGFAPSVPAVAATMVAVGVLGALMAPATLALVVDLAAEDGRGAAVAGFNAAGSLGFLAGSLVGGAVAAEFGFRAAFVVAGGSEFLLAVAALPALLRLGRRAGRTAVFSGGD; from the coding sequence ATGGCAGCCTCGAGCGACGCGCCGCCCGCGAGACCCTCCCCGCGCAGCGACCGGCGCGACCGGGCGGCGCTCGCGCTCGTCGTGTACGCCGTGTTGCTCGCGCAGACGCTCGTGTACCCCGGCGTCGACCTGCTCACCGCCGAGTTCGGCGGCGGCGGTGTCGCCGGACCGACGCTGTTTCTCGCGGTCGAGTTCGCCGCCTTCGCGCTGTTCGCCGGCCCCTGGGGGACGCTCTCGGACCGACTCGGCGAGCGTCGGCGCCTCGTGGCGCTGGCGGCCGGGGGCGGCGCGGCCGGCTACCTCGCGCTCGCCGCCGTCGCCGGCGGCGGACGCCCCTTCCTCCTGGCGCTGCTGTTGCGGGCGCTGCAGGGCGCGATGACCGTCGGCGCACTTTCACTGGCGATCTCCGCTCTCGCGGATCGCTCGGGCGGCAACGGCCGAAACATGGGCGTCGCCGGCATCGCGATCGGCCTCGGAACGGCCACCGGCGCGCCGCTCGGCGGCCAACTGTTCGAGGTCGGTGCAACCGTCCCGCTGTACGCCGCCGCCGGCCTGCTCGGCGTCGCCGCCGTCGGCTCGCTGGTCATTCCGGACCACCCGCCGGAGCCTGCATCCACGACGACGGACGCCGGCGGCGACGCGCAGCGTACCGGCGGCCACAGCGGGCTCGCGGCGCTGCTCGCCGGCGTACGCGACCGACGCGAACTGGCGGTGCCGTACGCGTTCGCGTTCGCCGACCGCCTCGTCGCGGGCTTTTTCGCGCTCGTCGGCACGCTGTACTTCCGGCAGGCGTTCGGGCTCGGTCCCGGGGCAACGGGACTGCTGCTCGCGGCGTTCTTCGCACCGTTCGCGCTGCTGCAGTACCCCTTCGGCCTCCTCTCCGACAGGATCGGCCGTGTCGTTCCGATCGCCGCCGGGTCGGCCGTCTTCGGTCTCGTGGTGATCGCGGTCGGCTTCGCACCGTCGGTGCCGGCGGTCGCCGCGACGATGGTCGCCGTGGGCGTGCTCGGCGCGCTGATGGCGCCGGCGACGCTCGCGCTCGTCGTCGATCTTGCGGCCGAGGACGGCCGCGGCGCCGCCGTCGCGGGCTTCAACGCCGCCGGCAGCCTGGGCTTCCTCGCGGGGTCGCTGGTTGGCGGTGCCGTCGCCGCAGAGTTCGGCTTCAGGGCGGCGTTCGTCGTCGCCGGCGGCAGCGAGTTCCTGCTCGCGGTGGCGGCGCTGCCGGCGCTGCTTCGACTCGGCCGGCGAGCCGGACGGACAGCGGTGTTCAGCGGCGGGGACTGA
- a CDS encoding ferritin-like domain-containing protein, which produces MSVGQRVTSDHQLARLLQIGVVLEEVVEARSTQHHREMDGDVDAELEALLRDAADESADHRDRLEDLIDELDAESVSYEEIEALVEAQYGKTKPEDFDGVLYDQLCNEETAYKFYDDLIEAIEGSDSSFSVDRERVLDTLRAIREEEAEGVEEVTAIMERR; this is translated from the coding sequence GTGAGCGTGGGACAGCGGGTCACCTCCGATCACCAACTCGCTCGGCTCCTCCAGATCGGGGTGGTGCTCGAGGAGGTCGTGGAGGCGCGATCCACTCAGCACCACCGGGAGATGGACGGCGATGTCGACGCCGAGCTCGAGGCGCTGTTGCGGGACGCGGCCGACGAGTCGGCGGACCACCGCGACCGGCTCGAAGACCTCATCGACGAGCTCGACGCCGAGTCCGTCTCCTACGAGGAGATCGAGGCGCTCGTCGAGGCGCAGTACGGGAAGACGAAACCGGAGGACTTCGACGGCGTGCTGTACGACCAGCTGTGTAACGAGGAGACCGCCTACAAGTTCTACGACGACCTCATCGAGGCGATCGAGGGGAGCGACTCGTCGTTCTCCGTCGACCGCGAGCGAGTGCTCGACACGCTCCGGGCGATCCGCGAGGAGGAAGCCGAGGGCGTCGAAGAAGTAACGGCGATCATGGAGCGTCGATAA
- a CDS encoding metal-dependent transcriptional regulator, producing MNTADQYLKAIYLVQEMEDGSASTGAVADALDVSPASANEMIGKLEGRGLAEHEKYKGVSLTDEGIVRAREALSNYCIIERFLANVLEVEEFRAEARSLEAVIDDTVAERLDTIIDRSSECPDCFDAETDACKYLAEVESESPAD from the coding sequence ATGAACACGGCAGATCAGTACCTGAAGGCGATTTACCTCGTTCAGGAGATGGAAGACGGCTCCGCGTCGACGGGCGCGGTCGCCGACGCGCTCGACGTGAGCCCCGCCTCCGCCAACGAGATGATCGGGAAACTCGAGGGGCGTGGCCTCGCCGAACACGAGAAGTACAAGGGCGTCTCGCTCACGGACGAAGGAATCGTCCGGGCCCGCGAGGCGCTGTCGAACTACTGCATCATCGAGCGCTTCCTCGCGAACGTGCTCGAGGTCGAGGAGTTCCGCGCGGAGGCGCGCTCGCTGGAGGCGGTCATCGACGACACCGTCGCCGAGCGGCTCGACACCATCATCGACCGCTCCTCCGAGTGTCCTGACTGCTTCGACGCCGAGACGGACGCCTGCAAGTACCTCGCGGAAGTCGAGTCGGAGAGTCCGGCCGACTGA
- the nth gene encoding endonuclease III produces the protein MGTPLDSREAQVTEVVDRLYEEYPDTDISLNFSTELELLVAVVLSAQCTDERVNDVCEDLFETYQAAEDYAQASEAQLAEDIYGITFHNNKAGYLKGIGEILVAEHDGEVPDTMSELTDLPGVGRKTANVVLQHAHDVTEGIVVDTHVQRISRRLGITEEKRPEAIESDLVDVVPEKDWRMFTHLFISHGRATCTARNPDCDDCVLADLCPSERGDADADLASGEAW, from the coding sequence ATGGGAACCCCGCTGGACTCGCGCGAGGCACAGGTCACAGAGGTCGTGGATCGGCTCTACGAGGAGTACCCCGACACGGACATCTCACTGAACTTCTCGACCGAACTGGAGCTGCTCGTCGCGGTCGTGCTCTCGGCGCAGTGTACCGACGAGCGGGTGAACGACGTGTGCGAGGATCTGTTCGAGACGTACCAAGCGGCCGAGGACTACGCGCAGGCGAGCGAGGCGCAGCTCGCTGAGGACATCTACGGGATCACCTTCCACAACAACAAGGCCGGCTACCTGAAGGGGATCGGCGAGATCCTCGTGGCGGAACACGACGGCGAGGTTCCCGACACGATGAGCGAGCTGACCGACCTCCCCGGCGTCGGACGGAAGACCGCGAACGTCGTGCTCCAGCACGCCCACGACGTGACCGAGGGGATCGTCGTCGACACGCACGTCCAGCGCATCTCCCGGCGCCTCGGGATCACCGAGGAGAAGCGCCCCGAAGCCATCGAGTCAGACCTCGTCGACGTCGTGCCCGAGAAGGACTGGCGGATGTTCACCCACCTGTTCATCAGCCACGGGCGGGCGACGTGCACGGCGAGGAACCCCGACTGCGACGACTGTGTGCTCGCGGACCTCTGTCCGTCCGAGCGGGGCGACGCCGACGCCGACCTCGCCAGCGGCGAGGCGTGGTAA